From the Candida dubliniensis CD36 chromosome 2, complete sequence genome, the window aaaaaaagttataGAATTTGATTAGGTTTTGCAatgcatttttttttttttcatttattggtttttgcTTAAACTGAGGTAATTAAAGCATGTTCTGAAGAACTTTAATAAGTATAAAATAGAAACACGCCTGAACTAAAGAACTAAAGTACTCAACAACTACATGTGATTGAGATATGGTTATGAACTCAACCCCATAATTTACACTcgatttttgattttagtAAAGAGAACAAAACCATAACAGCAATTGAGGGTGTTAATTTGGTCACAaagtcttttttttttcaatactataacaatttcatcaactgTTTTTCTGCTAACAAAGTAGAAATATCGAGTTTTTAGTGTCTCTTATTCAATGGTTTGATTATTAGTcatacaacaacaattgaccATCTTGTGCTTTTGTCAAATTATGGCTCCCATtagttgtggttgtggtgtTGCGATAAAGCTAAACCCGCATTACACAAAACCCTGAATAAAATTTTGTTCTCTATTTGTTGGAAATAAAGTAACAAGAATAATCAATACGGGGGTATTGGGTTGggtaaaaataaaaaaaaagtttaaatTGTAGGtgaacaatttttttaaagtcaaaaaatcaatacttCCCATTGCTGtttctttccttctttgggtattgttttattgtttttgctTTAGAGGGGGGTGGCACTGTTCTCTTCATGttgcgaaaaaaaaaaaaaaaaaggttttCTCTATTTTGCACGGCACGTAATTTTCTTCTACTACTAACCCTAACAGAATTTCTTATTTAGGAAATAGACTATAGAGAAAGACAAAAGCATCCAAAGGTTAAACTATAAACGATAAACAAATGATTGTCCTAAGACCACAACTCGATCTGTTTGATAAACCTCATGTTGTTGTACAATCAAGGCGTAGTGTTTGGTTTTTCCTTctcaaataattaattgtgGAGTCACAAATGTCATAGAAACAAACACAGAATGTTTCACCGTTCCAACTGTGAAGTACTTTTTTGTGGTGGCATCATTATTACCACTACTAAATTAGTTATTACAACTATATATAGTCCAAAAATGGGTTTCAATTGCACCTCGGGTGCTGAATTGCAAAGACTAAAAGCTTTAGGTTGTTTCTCTTTTGTGACTACGCTATTGTTGGGTCTTCTATTAAACTTCCCTTCGACACGCTACCATAATAGTTTCTCTACCAAGCAGTTTAAACTAAAAAGTTCactaaaatatatttagCGCATACAACGTATTcgtattgaaaatatttataGCTTTAGGTTCTCCATAGCCTCCCTTGTGCAACCTTTTGGTGATATCATTCTCTTCTCTACatagtatttttttgttttcattagTGATTATCATAACCTTTACCCAATTTTGCAATGGCTTTTTTTTACCTAATGtagatttaaaaaaaatgactAAAATATACCAACGTCACCATTAAAGCAGTGAACAATATGGCTCTAGATTAGTTGAAAATTTGTGTTCCAAAGGATATGCACCACGAACATCTAGTGAGACGGATTTGTTGAGCAACGTTAAAGAAGTGAAAAGAACTCTTTGCTCATGTGATATTAtcagaataataataagcTATgcgtcttcttctttatttgGCCATATTCAATACACAATAAGAAcatttattcaataatattttcGTTCTAAAAATGAAGTATGGAATCCACTGCAATTCTTGAGATTTATTTGCTACATCAGTAGTAATTATTAATAGAGCTCTATAATAAGATTTACATGTTTGTTTATCTATTGCCAAACACAACCAATGAGTAAAGTGGTAAACAAAGATCTTCTAAAAAACCTTAAAAAGGGATTGCATACTTGGAGATAACAATAGTAACACACTATCACTACGAAAACATAGTTTCTCCATTTaacttttttcttcaacaacaacaacaaatgtaaacaaatcaaagaagaagaagcaatagttataaataaattatatcaCCGATATTCTAAAATTTgagtgattttttttttttttttgcgtTCTCTGttgtaatttttctaaaaatttCACTTCAATGTTCCCATGCCTTGAGActaaataattgaatagCTTGAAAGAAGGAAATAAATTGCGGTGGTATTACTTAGTCACACCAAGAGCTGTCGCgtcattatttttgttgttgtatatAACactctatatatatatatatattcaaaatctaataataattctaataGACTTCTAAAATGTAACGACCATCTTCCTTCATGTCTTCAACAACTTTTGCAACatctttaatttcttcaccATTCTTTTTGGCTCCATTACGAACAATATCTTCCAAACATGCAGTGATATCTGGTACTGGCCATGTTGGTCCACACAAATAGAACGAACCGTTTTTGGTGACAATAGCATCAGTCAATTCCTCAATTGTTTGTCTGATTCTATCTTGGATATAAATCTTTTCTGGTTGGTCTCTTGAAAATGCTGCTCCAATATGAGTTAAAACTCCAGCATCTTTATAAGCTTCCCAAAGTTCACCATAAAGATATTCCTCCTTTTTGTGTCTTGATCCCAAGTACAAATAGATATCACCAATCTCCATACCTTGTTGTTTTTGCCAAAtcttttcttcaataaatgCTTTAAATGGTGCTAACCCAGTACCCAACCCTGACATAACAATAGGTTGAGTGGATAATGGTGGCAATTTCATAACTGATGGTTTAACACTAACAACCAATTCATCaccaatttttaaatcGGATAAGTATTTTGAACAATGACCGTATCTCAATCTTCCTCTTGTATCAACCCAGTCAACGACAACAATTAACAAATGAACAGCATTAGGATGTATTCTTTGTGAAGAAGCAATTGAATATTCTCTTCTTTTCAAAGGAGCAATGATCttaatcaattcttcaaatgaTGGTCTTGCtgatttgaattcttgTAAAATGTCAAAATAGCtatcaaaatcaacttcTTGTCTCTTTTTCAACTCTTCAGCACCTTCAGCACTAGCCAATTTAGTTAAGACTgccttttctttttcttcagtGGCAAATTCAGCTAATGATTCATAGAATCTTTTAGGTGGTTTACCCAAGAAATCAACTGTTTCAGTCAATGCCTGTCTGGCTGATCTAATTTCAACAATCTTGCTATCATCTTTATTGGTGATTTCAACAAGTGAATCACCATCAACATTGtagaatttcaaaaattcttcaactGCTTCGCTGTTGTTTCTACCGTGAATACCCAATGCTTCACCAATATCATAAGTCAACCCGGTACCAGTAGTATCAAACTCAATGTGGAAAATATTTCTTGAATATTCAGTTGGAGTCAATCTCTTGTTTTCTTGAACTTTTACCACAAAATTTTTAACTGGCAAATCTGGTCTCAAATCTTTAGAAACATTATAAGCTTCAGGGAAAGTAATCTTTTGTGCAAGAGATTTGTAACCGGTATTgttaatttcttcaacagCTTCAATTGGGTTTCTTGGATTGGCAAAGAAGGAAGTTTCAATGGGGAAAAATGGtaattcatttgattcttcaacttcaacttGTTCTTTGTCTTGCTCTTGTTCTTTGGTctcattttctttcttttcttcagCTTCTTTGACTTCGTCCTTCAAATCAACCCATTCAGGAGCAACTGGGATCTCTTTGATACCTTGGTTTTCATCAACAGAATTGATAAAGTTATCTAAAACAGTACCtaacaattcaaatgaattaCCATTGGCTTGCAATAATTTGTTAACGATGAACCCACCCAATTCAGGTAAGGCGCTTCTCCAAAATGCCAATTGGACCAAAAATTCACCAGAAAATCCTTTAGTGGCACTATTAGCTTcatccaatttttcaataattgagAAGTCAATGGCATACAACTTGTTGTGGTTTTTAGCCAAAtcttttttgaattcaataggtaatttttcaatcaattcttccTTTGTCAATGATTTATGATTAATATACAAAATAGAAGCATCGGGTTTTGCTGTGGCTAAGACGTCGTAATATTGTAAAAGAGATAAATcttcaataacaacaacgtCTGCTGCATCAACGGCTCTAATTGGACCTGTGGTAGAAATAATTTGTGATTGAAATAATCCACCTCCGTTACCGTTATCAAACATATTTCTAATGGCGACACTCTTGCTGTTATctaaagataaagataatgccaatttttcaacagtatcaacaataattcCATTATCTTTACCCCAGAACAAATAACTACCTTCAGGTGAAGAGTTGGCGGTCAACACTTCGTCTGCTGGTTTAACAACAgggaaaattttttcaaaatctaaTGAgacaaattcatttaataattttgtaaCAGTAATTGGAGTCCATTTGAAATCAAGAGGATAATTGAATTCATCAAGCGATAATGAATGATATCTACCACCTAAGAATAATCCAGCGGTAACGTCAGCCATTAATCCATCATTAGAAGAAGACAACACCACTAATTTCTTGGTTGATTGAGGAATAACTTGGACAAgtttttcttgattgaaAGGAACAGGAACTCTAACTTTAACTAACCCTACATCTAATTTGCTGACAATTTGACTCAATTGGGTACTTTGGTGAGTACCATAAACGACAAACACGGTTTTAGGATTTTCACTACCAACATATTCAAATTGAGAATAATTCTTTCCTGTGACTTTATTCAAGGCATTGAAAGCAGCATCAATAGAAACTTCATCTGTAGCTGAATCTAATAAGCTTTGGTATAATTGGAAAATATCGTTACTAGACAaaacattttcaaattttttaaaggTTTTTACAAATTCAGGAccatcaaataaataaacagAAGGTTTACCActgaaaaatgaataaaaatgattcaaGATAGCTAAATGTTGTATTTCTAAGGCATCATTTGAATCAACTGGAGTGAAAACAGGATAAGATAAAGTACGAGCAACACTCAAAGCTTCACCGTAGTTTGAAACCAACGAATCCTGATTGAAATCAATAGCAGAAACATTCAATGCCAATGGTAATTTATCAGCAGTAGCACTCGACAATGCTGTTCTCATATAGTTTAATCCATTTGATCCAAGTAAAGTAGAGACTGGTTGACCATTAGTGCCATTCTTAGTGAAATACCCTAAGATTGCATTGGCAGCACCTGATCTAACTTGGAATTTGTTATAAAATGGAACAATTCCATACGCATTCAATCTTTGATACTGTAACCAGAGTTGGATGTTGGaatctaataaattttcatcACCAACAGTTTCATAGCTAAAGATCTTGGAAGCAATAGAATAAAGTGTTTGATTAATGA encodes:
- a CDS encoding subunit alpha of assimilatory sulfite reductase, putative (Similar to S. cerevisiae MET10); its protein translation is MAPHAIPVSSKTTSEVDVTSSSSFSLIKANPFGLTTDPQEIKDTTYTSATTIINQTLYSIASKIFSYETVGDENLLDSNIQLWLQYQRLNAYGIVPFYNKFQVRSGAANAILGYFTKNGTNGQPVSTLLGSNGLNYMRTALSSATADKLPLALNVSAIDFNQDSLVSNYGEALSVARTLSYPVFTPVDSNDALEIQHLAILNHFYSFFSGKPSVYLFDGPEFVKTFKKFENVLSSNDIFQLYQSLLDSATDEVSIDAAFNALNKVTGKNYSQFEYVGSENPKTVFVVYGTHQSTQLSQIVSKLDVGLVKVRVPVPFNQEKLVQVIPQSTKKLVVLSSSNDGLMADVTAGLFLGGRYHSLSLDEFNYPLDFKWTPITVTKLLNEFVSLDFEKIFPVVKPADEVLTANSSPEGSYLFWGKDNGIIVDTVEKLALSLSLDNSKSVAIRNMFDNGNGGGLFQSQIISTTGPIRAVDAADVVVIEDLSLLQYYDVLATAKPDASILYINHKSLTKEELIEKLPIEFKKDLAKNHNKLYAIDFSIIEKLDEANSATKGFSGEFLVQLAFWRSALPELGGFIVNKLLQANGNSFELLGTVLDNFINSVDENQGIKEIPVAPEWVDLKDEVKEAEEKKENETKEQEQDKEQVEVEESNELPFFPIETSFFANPRNPIEAVEEINNTGYKSLAQKITFPEAYNVSKDLRPDLPVKNFVVKVQENKRLTPTEYSRNIFHIEFDTTGTGLTYDIGEALGIHGRNNSEAVEEFLKFYNVDGDSLVEITNKDDSKIVEIRSARQALTETVDFLGKPPKRFYESLAEFATEEKEKAVLTKLASAEGAEELKKRQEVDFDSYFDILQEFKSARPSFEELIKIIAPLKRREYSIASSQRIHPNAVHLLIVVVDWVDTRGRLRYGHCSKYLSDLKIGDELVVSVKPSVMKLPPLSTQPIVMSGLGTGLAPFKAFIEEKIWQKQQGMEIGDIYLYLGSRHKKEEYLYGELWEAYKDAGVLTHIGAAFSRDQPEKIYIQDRIRQTIEELTDAIVTKNGSFYLCGPTWPVPDITACLEDIVRNGAKKNGEEIKDVAKVVEDMKEDGRYILEVY